From the Desulfovibrio sp. JY genome, one window contains:
- a CDS encoding aconitate hydratase has translation MALNLTQKIIKDHLVSGEMTPGSEIALRIDQTLTQDATGTMAYLQFEAIGLPRVRTELSVSYVDHNTLQMGFRNPDDHAYLRTVAAKYGIIFSPPGTGICHQLHLENFAKPGKTLVGSDSHTPTAGGVGAMAMGAGGLSVALAMAGEAYVIAMPKVVKVNLTGKLTGWATGKDVILKLLGMLTVKGGVGKVIEYAGPGVATLSVPERAVITNMGAELGATTSIFPSDDATKAFLTAMGRPEDFTPLAADPDATYDEVVEIDLSALEPMAAAPHMPDRAATIASLAGMKVDQACIGSCTNSSYADLMAVADILEGKRIDPTTDLLIAPGSKQVLKMLAAAGRIDPLLDAGARILECACGPCIGMGGSPVSGGVSARTFNRNFEGRSGTQDAKVYLVSPQTAAVTALRGEFSDPATWGEAPAKATLPDNAPNIRHLFLYPKESGEGVEIRRGPNIAPLPPFTPLPDRIEAKVALKVGDDITTDHILPAGAQITALRSNIPAISEYIFSRVDAEFVPRIKKLGKGIILGGENYGQGSSREHAALGPRYLGVAAVIAKSMARIHRANLVNFGILPLLLVNALDYDRIPAGADIGIDTGTIAPGAVSSITVEGVGPVAVTNDLTAKELETIRAGGLLNSVRQSRA, from the coding sequence ATGGCGCTCAATCTGACCCAGAAGATCATCAAGGATCACCTTGTTTCCGGCGAAATGACCCCCGGGTCCGAAATCGCCCTGCGCATCGATCAGACGCTCACCCAGGACGCCACCGGCACCATGGCCTACCTCCAGTTCGAGGCCATCGGGCTGCCGCGCGTGCGCACCGAGCTTTCCGTCAGCTATGTGGATCACAATACGTTGCAGATGGGCTTCCGCAACCCCGACGACCATGCCTATCTGCGCACCGTGGCCGCCAAGTACGGCATCATCTTCTCGCCTCCGGGCACGGGCATCTGCCACCAGCTGCATCTGGAGAATTTCGCCAAGCCGGGCAAGACCCTGGTCGGCTCCGATTCCCACACCCCCACGGCCGGCGGCGTCGGCGCCATGGCCATGGGCGCGGGCGGCCTGTCGGTGGCTCTGGCCATGGCCGGGGAGGCCTACGTCATCGCCATGCCCAAGGTGGTCAAGGTCAACCTGACCGGCAAGCTTACCGGCTGGGCCACGGGCAAGGACGTGATCCTGAAGCTCCTTGGCATGCTGACGGTCAAGGGCGGCGTCGGCAAGGTCATTGAGTACGCCGGGCCGGGCGTGGCCACCTTGTCCGTGCCCGAGCGGGCGGTCATCACCAACATGGGGGCCGAGCTCGGGGCCACCACCTCCATTTTCCCCAGCGACGACGCCACCAAGGCTTTTTTGACCGCCATGGGACGCCCCGAGGACTTTACGCCCCTGGCCGCCGATCCCGACGCGACCTACGACGAAGTGGTGGAAATCGACCTGTCGGCACTCGAACCCATGGCCGCCGCGCCGCACATGCCCGACCGGGCCGCCACCATCGCCTCGCTTGCCGGCATGAAGGTCGACCAGGCCTGCATCGGTTCCTGCACCAACTCCTCCTATGCCGACCTCATGGCCGTGGCCGACATCCTGGAGGGCAAGCGCATCGATCCCACCACCGACCTGCTCATCGCGCCGGGCTCCAAGCAGGTGCTCAAGATGCTGGCCGCGGCCGGCCGCATCGATCCGCTGCTCGACGCCGGGGCGCGCATTCTGGAGTGCGCCTGCGGTCCGTGCATCGGCATGGGCGGCTCGCCGGTTTCCGGCGGCGTCAGCGCCCGCACCTTCAACCGCAATTTCGAGGGGCGCTCCGGCACCCAGGACGCCAAGGTCTATCTGGTCAGCCCGCAGACCGCGGCCGTAACCGCGCTTCGCGGCGAGTTTTCCGACCCGGCCACCTGGGGCGAGGCTCCGGCCAAGGCCACGCTGCCGGACAATGCACCCAACATCCGCCACCTGTTCCTCTACCCGAAGGAGAGCGGCGAGGGCGTGGAGATCCGGCGCGGCCCCAACATCGCGCCGCTGCCGCCTTTCACGCCGCTGCCGGACCGCATCGAGGCCAAGGTGGCGCTCAAGGTCGGCGACGACATCACCACCGACCACATCCTGCCGGCCGGGGCCCAGATCACGGCGCTTCGCTCCAACATCCCGGCCATCAGCGAGTACATCTTCAGCCGGGTGGACGCCGAGTTCGTGCCGCGCATCAAAAAGCTCGGCAAGGGCATCATCCTCGGCGGCGAGAACTACGGCCAGGGATCGAGCCGCGAACATGCGGCGCTCGGGCCGCGTTACCTGGGCGTGGCGGCGGTCATCGCCAAGTCCATGGCCCGCATCCACCGGGCCAACCTGGTCAACTTCGGCATCCTGCCGCTTTTGCTCGTGAACGCGTTGGATTACGACCGGATTCCGGCCGGGGCGGATATCGGCATCGACACCGGGACCATCGCCCCGGGCGCGGTTTCGTCCATCACCGTGGAGGGCGTCGGCCCCGTGGCCGTCACCAACGACCTGACCGCCAAGGAACTGGAAACCATCCGGGCCGGCGGCCTGCTCAACAGCGTCCGGCAGTCCCGCGCGTAA
- the tpx gene encoding thiol peroxidase: protein MSDRTGLITFLGNGLTLSGNPVGVGDAAPDFTVLTNELAPAKLADFTEKGLILIAVPSLDTAVCDLEARKFNKEMESLTGKAKALVISMDLPFAQKRWAEAAGVKNIVTLSDHRDASFGTAYGLLIKELRLLSRAVLVVGPDRKVAYMELVPEVTNEPDYAAALAALGKVL from the coding sequence ATGAGCGATCGTACCGGACTGATCACCTTTCTCGGCAATGGCCTGACCCTTTCCGGCAATCCCGTCGGCGTCGGCGACGCGGCTCCGGATTTCACCGTTTTGACCAACGAACTGGCCCCGGCCAAGCTGGCTGACTTCACGGAAAAAGGGCTCATCCTCATCGCCGTGCCGTCCCTCGATACCGCCGTGTGCGACCTGGAAGCCCGCAAATTCAACAAGGAAATGGAAAGCCTGACCGGCAAGGCCAAGGCGCTCGTCATCAGCATGGACCTGCCCTTTGCCCAGAAACGCTGGGCCGAGGCCGCCGGAGTGAAAAATATCGTGACGCTGTCCGACCACCGCGACGCTTCCTTCGGCACGGCCTATGGCCTGCTCATCAAGGAACTGCGCCTGCTTTCCCGCGCCGTGCTGGTCGTCGGCCCGGACCGCAAGGTCGCCTACATGGAGCTTGTGCCCGAGGTGACCAACGAGCCCGACTACGCCGCCGCCCTTGCGGCTCTTGGGAAGGTCCTGTAG
- a CDS encoding nitroreductase family protein: MDFQDVMRSRRAVNFFDPDRDVPQEDLDKILETATRAPSSFNLQPWKVAVLREPAQKAKLRVLAWDQPKVTEAPVILMFLADTAAWKLYSPSFERQFSYLVETDHFKPEDRDAFAASVTSLYGETPEKSLAFAVKNTAFFAMTVMYAAADLGYVTHPMDGFDHDGVRKAFSIPDTFWIPLLMAVGHLKPGVAVAPPKWRFDTDDITYKLPD; encoded by the coding sequence ATGGATTTTCAAGACGTCATGCGGTCCCGCCGGGCCGTCAACTTCTTCGACCCCGACCGGGACGTGCCCCAGGAAGACCTGGACAAGATCCTCGAAACCGCCACCCGCGCGCCCTCCAGCTTCAACCTCCAGCCCTGGAAGGTGGCCGTGCTGCGCGAGCCGGCCCAGAAAGCCAAACTGCGCGTCCTGGCCTGGGACCAGCCCAAGGTCACCGAAGCGCCCGTCATCCTCATGTTCCTGGCCGATACCGCAGCCTGGAAACTCTACTCCCCTTCCTTCGAACGCCAGTTCTCCTACCTGGTCGAAACCGACCACTTCAAACCCGAGGACCGCGACGCCTTTGCCGCCTCGGTCACCAGCCTCTACGGCGAAACCCCGGAAAAATCCCTGGCCTTCGCCGTCAAAAACACCGCCTTCTTCGCCATGACCGTCATGTACGCCGCCGCCGACCTCGGCTACGTCACCCACCCCATGGACGGCTTCGACCATGACGGCGTGCGCAAAGCCTTCTCCATCCCCGACACCTTCTGGATTCCCCTGCTTATGGCCGTTGGACACCTGAAGCCCGGCGTCGCCGTCGCCCCACCCAAATGGCGCTTCGACACCGACGACATCACCTACAAGCTCCCCGACTAA
- a CDS encoding YceI family protein: MKTIPGLLVALAALLLAAGPAMAQSESPKPYAPVIDGKTLDPPHTSVAFTIRHIVAPVAGRFDQKAGTIDIPAQNPAKGHVAFTVKTASVDTGVAARDKHLSTPEFLDSAAYPEMRFVSERISPAGKGIYKVTGKLTIKDVTKQVVIPLHYLGTKPNPMMPCVDVAGYEAQVSLNRLDYHVGTGKYSKMGAVGDTVDIHLAGETLAPRPGCVKPAQ, encoded by the coding sequence ATGAAAACCATTCCCGGACTGCTCGTGGCCCTGGCCGCCCTGCTCCTCGCCGCCGGCCCCGCCATGGCCCAAAGCGAATCGCCCAAACCCTACGCCCCCGTCATCGACGGCAAGACCCTGGACCCGCCCCATACCTCCGTCGCCTTCACCATCCGCCATATCGTGGCCCCCGTCGCCGGCCGCTTCGACCAGAAAGCCGGCACCATCGATATCCCGGCCCAGAACCCGGCCAAAGGCCACGTCGCCTTCACCGTCAAAACCGCCAGCGTCGATACCGGCGTCGCCGCCCGGGACAAACACTTAAGCACCCCGGAATTCCTGGACAGCGCCGCCTACCCGGAAATGCGTTTTGTAAGCGAACGCATCAGCCCGGCCGGCAAAGGCATCTATAAGGTTACCGGCAAGCTCACCATCAAGGACGTCACCAAACAAGTCGTCATCCCGCTCCACTACCTCGGCACCAAACCCAACCCCATGATGCCCTGCGTCGACGTCGCCGGCTACGAAGCCCAGGTCAGCCTCAACCGCCTGGACTACCACGTCGGCACCGGCAAATACTCCAAGATGGGAGCCGTCGGCGATACCGTGGACATCCACCTCGCCGGCGAGACCCTCGCCCCGCGCCCCGGCTGCGTGAAGCCGGCGCAGTAG
- a CDS encoding YajG family lipoprotein → MKQYTHDMSRRPRASALFAAFFVLAALLSGCAGQQATVRPTVVVEKEALGRGVTVAVKVVDARPSDEVGLCDPTSSFAGKLTTACNPAPAMRAAVEKGLRDKGFTPAPAGESVVRNITVELKDLAYKPSRDGAHLAAKAVAVLVVTADNNGLTMTRRYEGETVWKLPADGVEPEFDKLLSMTVSKALSRMASDYELIHFLEKTVLRTRELK, encoded by the coding sequence ATGAAGCAGTATACGCACGATATGAGCCGACGCCCCCGGGCGTCGGCCCTTTTTGCGGCCTTTTTCGTCCTGGCTGCCTTGCTTTCCGGCTGCGCCGGGCAACAAGCCACGGTGCGGCCCACGGTTGTCGTGGAGAAGGAAGCCCTGGGACGCGGCGTCACAGTCGCGGTCAAGGTCGTGGATGCGAGGCCGAGCGACGAAGTGGGGCTTTGCGACCCCACGTCCTCCTTCGCCGGCAAGCTGACCACGGCCTGCAATCCGGCCCCGGCCATGCGCGCCGCCGTGGAAAAGGGCCTGCGCGACAAGGGCTTCACCCCCGCCCCGGCCGGCGAGTCCGTGGTGCGAAACATCACCGTGGAACTCAAGGATCTGGCGTATAAGCCAAGCAGGGACGGAGCCCATCTCGCCGCCAAGGCCGTGGCCGTCCTCGTCGTCACCGCCGACAACAACGGCCTGACCATGACCCGCCGCTACGAGGGCGAAACCGTCTGGAAGCTGCCGGCCGATGGCGTGGAGCCCGAGTTCGACAAGCTTTTAAGCATGACCGTGTCCAAGGCGCTTTCCCGCATGGCCTCGGATTACGAGCTGATCCACTTTCTGGAAAAAACCGTCCTGCGCACGCGGGAGCTCAAGTAA
- a CDS encoding SurA N-terminal domain-containing protein — MLDPMRKYAQSWGIKIVFGLIILVFVFWGVGSFQGDKATVLATIDGQPVLIKDYEKAYKEGLRLVKNKNPNITDKELQDGGFRWQVFSNMVTSRLLEAQAKKLGVSVSAEELRAEIAKIPAFQDKSKKFDAKRYENILRANEVTPGEFEADFRQNLLLEKLAAFVSLPASVSEAEARSIFDFMREQAVIKYILFKAEDFDKGINPTDEQIKAYYEARKDQFATPAKIKIDYVEFTPKALAEPDQVSDADVEAYYKANQKKYARPEQVKVRHFLIMLPADAPQSAVDAATAKLKDIAAKLKAGADFASLLPKNPNNAEGLIGEDWAWLPKGSLPKEFGPFEEKAFSLKNGEISQPVRTALGLHLIQAGERQAAGERPLSEVKDDIREELAERKASDKLTKSLDNMQDKIASGEDLGKAAAAEKLPVKSADFFSKDNPPVDLGLSDQALGVLFSMKKGAASDTPLSTQDGFLLARVTDIQPAGFQSLDNVKEAIKQRLVADEAQKRARAKADETAKALETPAGEQKVLAEYKDKIATSQPFSRQGFIPGLGMAPVLVQTAFEAKGPGWFKAAYAVTGGFVLASLDKKIPAAAALWDKEKDRWLATLSQSKQSELFKAYLATVQQGAKIEIVNQDILGPQPGAPATGAAEQAKPKK, encoded by the coding sequence ATGCTCGATCCCATGCGGAAATACGCCCAGTCCTGGGGCATCAAGATCGTTTTCGGCTTGATCATCCTGGTCTTCGTCTTTTGGGGCGTGGGCAGCTTCCAGGGCGACAAGGCCACGGTGCTCGCCACCATCGACGGCCAGCCCGTGCTGATCAAGGACTATGAGAAGGCCTACAAGGAAGGCCTGCGCCTGGTCAAAAACAAGAATCCCAACATCACGGACAAGGAGCTTCAGGACGGAGGCTTCCGCTGGCAGGTCTTCAGCAACATGGTGACCAGCCGGCTGCTGGAAGCCCAGGCCAAAAAGCTCGGCGTGTCCGTTTCGGCCGAGGAACTGCGGGCGGAAATCGCCAAGATTCCGGCCTTCCAGGACAAGTCCAAGAAGTTCGACGCCAAGCGCTACGAAAACATCCTGCGGGCCAACGAAGTGACCCCGGGCGAGTTCGAGGCGGACTTCCGCCAGAATCTGCTGCTCGAGAAGCTGGCCGCCTTCGTCAGCCTGCCGGCGTCGGTATCCGAGGCCGAGGCCCGCTCCATTTTCGATTTCATGCGCGAGCAGGCCGTCATCAAGTACATCCTGTTCAAGGCCGAGGATTTCGACAAGGGCATCAACCCCACCGACGAACAGATCAAGGCCTACTACGAGGCCCGCAAGGACCAGTTCGCCACCCCGGCCAAGATCAAGATCGACTACGTGGAATTCACGCCCAAGGCCCTGGCCGAGCCCGACCAGGTGTCCGATGCCGACGTCGAGGCCTACTACAAGGCCAATCAGAAAAAATACGCCCGGCCCGAGCAGGTCAAGGTGCGCCATTTCCTCATCATGCTGCCGGCCGACGCGCCCCAGTCGGCGGTCGACGCGGCCACGGCCAAGCTCAAGGACATCGCGGCCAAGCTCAAGGCCGGTGCTGATTTCGCTTCGCTGTTGCCCAAAAATCCCAACAATGCCGAGGGGCTTATCGGCGAGGATTGGGCCTGGTTGCCCAAGGGCAGCCTGCCCAAGGAATTCGGTCCCTTCGAGGAAAAGGCGTTTTCGCTGAAAAACGGCGAGATCAGCCAGCCCGTGCGCACGGCGCTTGGCCTGCACCTCATCCAGGCCGGCGAACGGCAGGCGGCCGGCGAGCGTCCCCTGTCCGAGGTCAAGGACGACATCCGCGAGGAGCTGGCCGAGCGCAAGGCGTCGGACAAGCTGACCAAGTCCCTGGACAACATGCAGGACAAGATCGCCTCGGGCGAGGACCTGGGCAAGGCGGCCGCGGCCGAGAAACTGCCGGTCAAAAGCGCGGACTTTTTCAGCAAGGACAATCCCCCGGTGGACCTCGGCCTGTCCGATCAGGCCCTTGGCGTGCTTTTTTCCATGAAAAAGGGCGCCGCTTCCGATACGCCGCTGTCCACCCAGGACGGCTTCCTGCTGGCCCGGGTGACGGACATCCAGCCGGCCGGTTTCCAGTCCCTGGACAACGTCAAGGAGGCGATCAAGCAGCGTCTTGTCGCCGACGAGGCGCAAAAGCGCGCCCGGGCCAAGGCCGACGAAACGGCCAAGGCCTTGGAGACTCCGGCCGGGGAGCAGAAGGTCCTGGCCGAGTACAAGGACAAGATCGCCACGTCCCAGCCGTTTAGCCGCCAGGGCTTCATCCCGGGCCTTGGCATGGCGCCGGTGCTGGTCCAGACGGCCTTCGAGGCCAAGGGGCCGGGCTGGTTCAAGGCCGCCTATGCCGTGACCGGCGGGTTCGTGCTGGCCAGCCTGGACAAGAAGATCCCGGCCGCTGCCGCCTTGTGGGACAAGGAGAAGGATCGCTGGCTGGCGACGTTGTCCCAGTCCAAGCAGTCCGAGCTCTTCAAGGCCTACCTGGCTACGGTGCAGCAGGGGGCCAAGATCGAGATCGTCAACCAGGATATCCTGGGGCCCCAGCCGGGCGCGCCGGCGACCGGCGCGGCGGAACAGGCCAAGCCCAAAAAGTAG
- the ychF gene encoding redox-regulated ATPase YchF: MALSVGIVGLPNVGKSTLFNALTKAQNAQAANYPFCTIEPNVAIVPVPDARLDALAALVNPAQIVPATVRFTDIAGLVAGASKGEGLGNKFLAHIRETEVIVHVARAFEDDDVIHVAGSVDPARDIDVIDTELILADIQVLENRLDRLVKQTKGSKDKELLDKVAAGKRLADHLMDGKPASSVEGADTPAMQALFDDIRPITAKRVIYCANVGEDDPNGESPLVAKVREIAAARGAEVVVVCARMEEELAGLADDERQEFLASYGLTESGLDRVARLAYHTLGLISFFTAGPKEVRAWTLTAGAKAPAAAGQIHSDIERGFIRAEVIGYDDYIKHQSEAKCRAAGVLRQEGKDYVMADGDVVHFLFNV, translated from the coding sequence ATGGCCCTTTCCGTCGGCATCGTGGGTCTGCCGAACGTCGGCAAATCCACCCTTTTCAACGCCCTCACCAAGGCCCAGAACGCCCAGGCCGCCAACTACCCCTTCTGCACCATCGAGCCCAACGTCGCCATCGTGCCCGTGCCGGACGCGCGCCTCGACGCCCTGGCCGCCCTGGTCAACCCGGCCCAGATCGTGCCCGCCACCGTCCGCTTCACCGACATCGCCGGACTTGTGGCCGGGGCCAGCAAGGGGGAAGGGCTCGGCAACAAATTTCTCGCCCATATCCGCGAAACCGAAGTCATCGTGCACGTCGCCCGCGCCTTCGAGGACGACGACGTGATCCACGTGGCCGGTTCCGTGGACCCGGCCCGCGATATCGACGTCATCGATACCGAACTTATCCTGGCCGATATCCAGGTTCTCGAAAACAGGCTCGACCGCCTCGTCAAGCAGACCAAGGGCAGCAAGGACAAGGAACTGCTCGACAAGGTCGCCGCCGGCAAACGCCTCGCCGACCACCTCATGGACGGCAAGCCCGCTTCCAGCGTCGAAGGGGCCGATACCCCGGCCATGCAGGCCCTCTTTGACGACATCCGGCCCATTACCGCCAAACGCGTCATCTACTGCGCCAACGTCGGCGAGGACGACCCCAACGGCGAGTCGCCGCTGGTCGCCAAGGTGCGCGAAATCGCCGCCGCCCGCGGCGCGGAAGTCGTCGTGGTCTGCGCCCGCATGGAAGAGGAACTGGCCGGGCTCGCCGACGACGAACGCCAGGAATTCCTCGCCTCCTACGGCCTGACCGAATCCGGCCTCGATAGGGTCGCGCGTCTGGCCTACCATACCCTCGGGCTCATCAGCTTTTTCACCGCCGGCCCCAAGGAAGTCCGCGCCTGGACCCTGACCGCCGGCGCCAAGGCCCCCGCCGCCGCCGGCCAGATCCACTCCGATATCGAACGCGGTTTCATCCGCGCCGAAGTCATCGGCTACGACGACTACATCAAGCACCAGTCCGAAGCGAAATGCCGCGCCGCCGGCGTCCTGCGCCAGGAAGGCAAGGACTACGTCATGGCCGACGGCGACGTCGTGCACTTTCTGTTCAACGTTTAG
- a CDS encoding cache domain-containing protein has translation MDKELVKKHEQSLLQAMTGVEQCQGVLSRLDRQWTRATLTGKINCSRIAQTLIDFIISTQDNFTALQKNLVDTLVLENTQKVILEIAAVAQVAIDILKRNLFERTADVGFLATDDDIVQFLLGGGDAAGALACVGDEAALVPYGDDAPGVADRQAVDRIEERLRQYRDKYTVYNEIIILDTAGRVRAHLDRDNAVTSSDDPLIAETLAAPSYVETYRQTDLLPGRGEALLYSQAIKDPATGAPLGVLCLVFDFAGEMEGIFGNLKNFASDTVILILDGRGKAIASSDPVKAPVGRTYPFSLRDDFTMTQLGGEAYLSKTLGTKGYQGFFGLPWNGQALKRVATAFQNGTNGHSLDEAAIRRNAIFSGRLLKVEEASENVLSDLQLVVQNGQIMAAKKSIQADASERVEAQALPHVLNEVKKIGDQVQHVFQTSTGGLLKLVTSSRLHDVQFLAALAIDIMDRNLYERANDCRWWALTSDFRRMLEKPSLSEADQDRMREILAYINSLYTVYTNLFVYDRNGKILACSNPDEHRQEGRVLHEQYVAKTLACSDSQLYHVSDFAASDLYEEGGVARHTYIYNAPITSLVREGTVLGGIGIVFDSKPQFLSMLHDALPRDGLGNILEGSEGMFVETSGKVVASTNPDIAPGDDIDLAGVFCQLSCGQFTSHLLSEGDRLYAVGCSHSAGYREYKRDGAYVNDLLAIVKVRI, from the coding sequence ATGGACAAGGAACTCGTTAAAAAACATGAACAGTCTTTGCTGCAGGCCATGACCGGCGTCGAACAGTGCCAGGGGGTGCTGAGCCGCCTGGACAGGCAGTGGACCCGGGCCACGCTCACCGGCAAGATCAACTGCAGCCGTATCGCCCAGACGCTGATCGACTTCATCATCAGCACCCAGGACAATTTCACCGCGCTGCAAAAAAACCTCGTCGACACCCTGGTTCTGGAAAACACCCAGAAGGTGATCCTCGAGATCGCGGCCGTGGCCCAGGTGGCCATCGACATCCTCAAGCGCAACCTGTTCGAACGCACGGCGGACGTCGGGTTTCTGGCCACCGACGACGACATCGTGCAGTTCCTTTTGGGGGGTGGCGATGCCGCCGGGGCCCTGGCTTGCGTGGGGGACGAGGCGGCCCTGGTTCCTTACGGCGACGACGCGCCCGGCGTTGCGGACCGACAGGCCGTGGACCGCATCGAGGAGCGCCTGCGCCAGTACCGCGACAAGTATACGGTCTACAACGAGATCATCATCCTCGACACGGCCGGCCGCGTGCGGGCGCATCTCGACCGCGACAATGCCGTAACGAGCAGCGACGATCCGCTGATCGCCGAGACCCTGGCCGCGCCGTCCTATGTCGAGACCTACCGCCAAACCGACCTGCTCCCCGGTCGCGGGGAGGCGCTGCTCTATTCCCAGGCCATCAAGGACCCCGCCACCGGCGCGCCGCTCGGCGTGCTGTGCCTGGTCTTCGATTTCGCCGGGGAGATGGAGGGCATCTTCGGGAACCTCAAGAATTTCGCCTCGGACACCGTCATCCTGATCCTCGACGGGCGGGGCAAGGCCATTGCCTCGAGCGATCCCGTCAAGGCCCCGGTCGGCCGGACCTATCCGTTTTCGCTTCGTGACGACTTCACCATGACCCAGCTCGGCGGCGAGGCCTACCTGTCCAAGACCCTGGGCACCAAGGGCTACCAGGGCTTTTTCGGCCTGCCCTGGAACGGACAGGCGCTCAAGCGCGTGGCCACGGCCTTTCAAAACGGCACCAACGGTCACAGCCTGGACGAGGCCGCCATCCGGCGCAACGCCATCTTTTCCGGGCGTCTCCTCAAGGTCGAGGAGGCCTCCGAGAACGTGCTGTCGGACCTGCAACTGGTGGTGCAAAACGGCCAGATCATGGCCGCCAAGAAGTCCATCCAGGCCGACGCCTCGGAGCGGGTCGAGGCCCAGGCCCTGCCCCACGTCCTAAACGAGGTCAAAAAAATCGGCGACCAGGTGCAGCACGTCTTCCAGACCTCCACCGGCGGGCTGCTTAAGCTCGTGACCTCCTCGCGCCTGCACGACGTGCAGTTTCTGGCCGCCCTGGCCATCGACATCATGGACCGCAACCTCTACGAGCGGGCCAATGACTGCCGCTGGTGGGCGCTGACCTCGGACTTCCGGCGCATGCTGGAAAAGCCTTCCCTGTCCGAGGCCGACCAGGACCGCATGCGCGAGATCCTGGCCTACATCAACAGCCTCTACACGGTGTACACCAACCTCTTCGTCTACGACCGCAACGGGAAAATCCTGGCCTGCTCCAACCCCGACGAACACCGCCAGGAAGGCCGGGTGCTCCATGAGCAGTACGTTGCCAAGACCCTGGCTTGCAGCGATTCCCAACTCTACCACGTCTCGGACTTCGCGGCTTCGGACCTGTACGAGGAGGGCGGCGTGGCGCGCCATACCTACATCTACAACGCCCCCATCACCTCGCTGGTCCGCGAGGGGACGGTGCTCGGCGGCATCGGCATCGTCTTCGATTCCAAGCCCCAGTTCCTTTCCATGCTGCACGACGCCCTGCCGCGCGATGGCCTGGGCAACATTCTCGAAGGCTCGGAAGGGATGTTCGTGGAAACGAGCGGCAAGGTCGTCGCCTCCACCAACCCGGACATCGCGCCCGGGGACGACATCGACTTGGCCGGCGTCTTTTGCCAGCTCTCCTGCGGCCAGTTCACCTCGCACCTGCTGTCCGAGGGCGACAGGCTCTACGCCGTGGGCTGCTCGCACTCCGCCGGCTACCGCGAGTACAAACGCGACGGTGCCTACGTCAACGACCTGCTGGCTATCGTCAAAGTTCGTATCTAA